GCTTCGACCGCGGCCTGCGCCTTCGCCCAGGACTACTGGCAGTTGCTGCTCTTCCGGGGGCTCGGCGGCGCCGGCTCCGTGATGTTCACTGTGGCGTCGATGGCCCTGGTGGTACGGCTGGCTCCGCCGCAGAGCCGGGGACGGGTTTCGGGTGCATACGCTTCGGCGTTCCTGGTGGGCAATGTGTGCGGTCCGATCGTGGGCGGGCTGCTGGCAGGGCTCGGCCTGCGGGTACCGTTCCTGGCGTACGCCGCGGCGCTGGTTGTTGCCGCGCTGGTGGTGCAGACGCAGCTAAGCCACCAGCGCCGGGGGTCGGCTGAGGCACACCAGCGGGCGCCGGAGATGAAGTTCGGGGAGGCGCTGGGAACAGGGGCTTACCGGGCCGCGTTGACATCCAGTTTCGCCAACGGCTGGGCGACGTTCGGTGTCCGGATGGCCACTGTTCCGCTGCTGGCCGCAGCGGTCTTCGGAGCGGGACCCGAGGCGGCGGGGCTGGCGTTGGCTGTTTTCGCCGCAGGCAACGCCGTGGCGCTGACCTTCTCCGGCCGCCTGGCGGACAGCATGGGGCGCAGGCCCATGATGATCGCGGGATTGCTGGTGGCGGGCACCGCCACTGCAGCCATCGGCTTCGCGGACCAGCTCGCGTGGTTCCTGGCCGCCTCCGCGCTGGCCGGCGTCGGCTCCGGGCTCTTCGGGCCCGCCCAGCAGGCCGCCGTCGCCGATGTTATTGGCTCTGAGCGCTCCGGCGGAAAGGTGCTCGCTGTCTATCAGATGACGTCCGACGTCGGAGCGATCGTTGGGCCTGTCCTGGCCGGTGTGCTGGCGGACCGTTTGGGTTATGGCTGGGCTTTCGGGGTTACGGGCGGCATCATGCTGCTTGCAGCAGGCACGTGGCTCGGTACCAGGGAGACCCTCAAGCCCGCCAAGGCCTGAGGGTCCCGGCCGGACTAGTTCAGCAGGGCGTCCACAAACGCTTCGGCCTCAAAGGGTGCGAGGTCGTCAGCGCCTTCACCCAGTCCGATGAGCTTGACCGGAACGCCAAGGGACCTCTGGATGGCGACGACGATGCCGCCCTTGGCCGTACCGTCCAGCTTGGTGAGGACGATGCCGGTGATGTTGACCACTTCGGCGAACACCCGCGCCTGGTTCAGCCCGTTCTGGCCGGTGGTGGCGTCGAGCACCAGGAGGACCTCGTCCACCTCGGCCAGCTTTTCGACCACGCGCTTAACCTTCCCGAGCTCGTCCATGAGCCCCACCTTGTTCTGTAGCCGGCCGGCGGTGTCGATCATGACCACGTCGACCTCCTGGTCGATGCCGGCCTTGACTGCTTCGTAGGCAACCGAGGCGGGGTCGGCGCCGTCGATGTCCGATTTGACGGTGGGAACGCCCACACGCTGGCCCCAGGTCGCCAGCTGCTCGGCGGCCGCGGCGCGGAACGTGTCAGCGGCGCCCAGGAGGACGTCCTTGTCCTCTGCCACCAGCACGCGGGCAAGCTTGCCAACCGTGGTGGTCTTGCCGACGCCGTTCACGCCGACCACCATCATCACGGCAGGCTTGTCGTCATGGCGCTGAACGTTGAGGGTGCGGTCCATGGTGGGATCAACGAGCTTGATGAGTTCCTCCCGGAGCAGCACTTTGACCTGCTCGGGGGTCCGGGTGCCCAGCACCTTGACGCGCTCACGCAGGGCGTCAACGAGCTGCATGGTGGGTTCGGTGCCAAGGTCCGCCAGGAGGAGGGTTTCCTCCACCTCGTCCCAGACGCTTTCGTCGATCTTGTCGCTGGACAGCAGCGCCAGCAGTCCCTTGCCCATGATGTTGTTGGAGCGGACCAGCC
This genomic interval from Arthrobacter sp. SLBN-100 contains the following:
- a CDS encoding MFS transporter — encoded protein: MTPARPGSGATSRILARLRPHRDRLPRDIKVMLVAAFLIALGFGLVAPVLPQFATTFGVGNTEASVIVAIFAFMRLVFAPAGGSLIGKLGERPVYVAGLLIVAASTAACAFAQDYWQLLLFRGLGGAGSVMFTVASMALVVRLAPPQSRGRVSGAYASAFLVGNVCGPIVGGLLAGLGLRVPFLAYAAALVVAALVVQTQLSHQRRGSAEAHQRAPEMKFGEALGTGAYRAALTSSFANGWATFGVRMATVPLLAAAVFGAGPEAAGLALAVFAAGNAVALTFSGRLADSMGRRPMMIAGLLVAGTATAAIGFADQLAWFLAASALAGVGSGLFGPAQQAAVADVIGSERSGGKVLAVYQMTSDVGAIVGPVLAGVLADRLGYGWAFGVTGGIMLLAAGTWLGTRETLKPAKA
- the ftsY gene encoding signal recognition particle-docking protein FtsY, with protein sequence MNDILPIILSIVAALAVIGGLIPVLLKTRKNIKQYPGTRDANDPVLPRGGSTAVEDRPATTTDGTAADSVDLTELDTTTVPDDAAGLEVIPVETPLPVAGRLMRLRERLVRSNNIMGKGLLALLSSDKIDESVWDEVEETLLLADLGTEPTMQLVDALRERVKVLGTRTPEQVKVLLREELIKLVDPTMDRTLNVQRHDDKPAVMMVVGVNGVGKTTTVGKLARVLVAEDKDVLLGAADTFRAAAAEQLATWGQRVGVPTVKSDIDGADPASVAYEAVKAGIDQEVDVVMIDTAGRLQNKVGLMDELGKVKRVVEKLAEVDEVLLVLDATTGQNGLNQARVFAEVVNITGIVLTKLDGTAKGGIVVAIQRSLGVPVKLIGLGEGADDLAPFEAEAFVDALLN